The DNA region TAAGTTTACACCCATGGTTCCACCAGAAAACACAACAAAATAGAAATTTCGCCTCAAAGGAAATAGGGAAGCATGGATGGTCCCAAGTCCCAACAAGATGGAAGGAAACCCACCAATAAGAGATTAAGGGATTATAAGATGAAGAAAAACTCGTGTTGGTTAAAGTCACGGTAAGGACATACGCTCCATCTGACACTGATTGGCTGAAGGTAGAGGTGGTCAGTGACTGACCTATGATTGCTAATGAACAAAACAGAAAAGGAAGAAGGATTCATAGACATCTAGGAGGTGTGGCTAAGGTTTTTGTCAGCACCCTTGCTAGTAGGTCGCGGTCACAtgctagagagagagagaagaaggtGATAGGGCTAAGGGTTGGTGAACCAAGGGCAAGGGATCGTGGGTCTACAGCCATTGGGAAGAGGATCAGTAGCTTGCCATTCATTGGAGGGGTATAAGAAACCCATCTCTAGATTTACGATCGAACCAGACCTAACCTAAAACAAATCTGGTTAGAACAAACTAATTAATCAAAAGATGTTTAATGGAGCCtgaattgtaggatcgaaaagaatttagatatctccacaattacatgatattgtccactttgggcctaagccctcatgattttgcttttgggctctacccaaaaggcctcatgccaatggagatatcttttctcttataaacccatgatcttttttcatgtgttttcaatgtgggactatgtttgcaaccccaacaacccctcaaacaaaggaccacaggtttcccacgtccgatcctcgacccaccaggtcttcctgcccctcggtccacccgacctactaggacttccttgcctagtcgcaactaggacttcctgcctggtgtctgatcctcttgatccgaacataggagcccccttttctttgtttgaggtcaatattgtacccacatggctcaatcagatcatagctcttgtgcacagtcggtggttaaaccttctgacagtccaggttctgataccaattgtaggatcgaaaagaatttagatatctccataattgcatgatattgtccactttgggcctaagccctcatggttttgcttttgggctctacccaaaacgcctcatgccaatggagatatcttttctcttataaactcatgatctttttccatgtgtttttaacgtgggactatatttgtaaccttgcaaccccaacagaattGAACCCACTTATCTCTATTAATAATGCCCACCTGACAGATCCAACTAAACTATAAGTAAAACCTCAAATAACCCTCAAATAGCTTTAACTATTTGAAACAAATCAACCCAAATTTGAGCTCAGACCCAATCACAATTATCGACAATTACTAttaattctagaaaatttcttttatttatattcaAGGGTTATAACTTTCTCCCCACCTTTTAAAAATTTGGTGTTCCGAATTTTTCTCAACGAGgaacttttatttcttttttctttttaaatatatCATCCTTCACATCTTATAAAAATTTGATCATTTGATTTCCACTCACTTAAGCACACAAGTGATCTAGTATAGATCCTCCAAAATCATCTACCATCAATTACGAAATTCAACATTTAATAAGGTTGCTTTCTGACAATCTTCTAGACCTAAAAGATCAATGGATCACAATCTCATACACAAACTAAGGTATTAGGAATGGTGATTGCAGAAGTTGTAATTTGTAAATTGCTCTGCCTAACAGTTTGGGAGAATTGGAAACCCAAAATAAACTATCAAGGCTGGCATTAAGTGCAAGGAGTTTTTGAGAAAGATCACAGTGTGCTATCATGTTGCTAAAGAAAAGTCACGTCAACTCTCATTCCTCTAATCCTCTCTAGTGTTTTTTGGCTTTGATTTTGTCACTCCATACTCACATTGTTGGCAGGGTaatgttgccatgtgaccaaaaggtcaagGGTTCCAATCCTGGAAACAACCACTTGCAAAAAATAGGGTGAGGCTGCgcacaatggatccttccccgggaccccgcatggcgggagcttcgtgcaccgggttgtCCTTTTTATACTCACATTGTTGGCAATAAAATGCTAATGCACGTCTAACTGGACACCTGTATTTATAGTCAATATTAATTAGTTTACATATATTTTACTTTATGCTATGCTTTATGCAATTCTAGAATCTGTTACTAAAGTTGTCTTGTTTTGAAGAGTGATTACATAATCATAAACTTACCTTGTTCTTCCTTGTTGTCTTACACATTTTCTGTTTTATAGCTAATGAATTGTGTGGCATGAGCTGGATGTAGCATGCCATTTGTTCTTTTAAGAGTGATAACCAATGCCATTTCTAGTCTGAATTCAACTTTAGTTCTTGCACTTAGTTTGAATCAAATTTGATTATCTTAATCTACGTCAACCATGTTACAAATTCcattgtcccctcggatgggtctagtggctagcgcatgaggtgttgccacaatgaggtctggggttcgaatatcggcaaagccgaggtaaatacctcccttatgtgctagtcactattccaaaggctagtagccgtccgtgatttacctcctccgtgttggccttgggacgggttggcgggggcgttggGAGCGAGCGTATTTGCCTTTTGCCACAATGTTACAAATTCCATTACCTGAAGTTTCTTTAATTTGCACATTTTCTCAGAATACACCTACTCATCCCGAATTAGGTGTACCTGTTTGATGTGAATCAAAATGTCATTTTCTTTTATGTGAAGAAGGAAAGAAGAGGAGGGCTACTATGGATGTAGAATTCCACTTGCTTTGCCATCATTTATATGAAATTTACCAATTCTGTTGTGCCATCTTATTAACTTTTCAGCAAATAAATTCAACATTTTGGATGCATTTATATGCTgacctatctatctatctatctatctatctatctatatatatatatatatatatatattcaagttTCTGGTTTAGACTATGCATTAAATTCACCTTCCTTTTTATTCATCTGATAGAATGGTTTAGCTTCTTTATTAAGAAACAGGGCTGCTTAAATATAGCAATACTTATCCCTTATTTTGTGTATCCTTAGCAGATGATTACACTATCACACTCGGACAGTTTTGATTTCATGAGAACCTTGCGAATGGCTGGTTATGGTACTTTTTTATCAGGACCTTCGTTGCATCTCTGGTTTAATTTTGTTTCCCGGGTGCTACCCAAACGAGATGTTGTTACTACTGTCAAGAAGATGGCTCTGGGACAACTTGTTTATGGGCCTATTATGACTGGCGTTTTTTTCTCAGTAAATGCTGCACTACAAGGTAGTGACTTTCTTTTCCTTCATCAGTTCTATGCTTAAGTTGTGCATGGTACACTTTGTTTAAACAGTTTATCATAGTTAATATTATTGATGATGGATCTGTGAATCAAAATGTTATAGCGGATGAATCAAAGTGAAGAAATTCACTCAAGATAAATTATTTCGTAAGACAGTTCTAATTTCTTCCAATTAGTTTGTAGAACTTGTAGAGTAATTCATACATATTTTGAGCTCAAGTATGATCTGCACTGGATATACATGACAATTAAGTGATAGTACTCGTAATTTGACAGGTGcttgtattttcttctctttAGCATCTAGTATTCTTTTCTGTTTTGTCCCAGGGACATTGTCACACTGGAAGCCTGTTTGTCTTTTATTGCATTCGTTGCCATCTCCCATTGCATTGGCTTCCTGGATGCTAGATTAAACTCCTCACCAAGGTGCGAGGTTAACATTGCTTCTGATCTTATAACAATGGTGTTGTGTTCAAATAACAAAACAGTAGTTCTAGATTTATTTATTGATTGTGATTGCCATTCTTCCTTTCTTCGTGGCTGTCTTGGCTGTTTGGATTGACTGATTGATGCTTACATTTTCGTCACAATTTCCTTTCTATGTCAGGTGAAACTCCTTCTGAAATCTTTACCAGATTAAGGAGAGACTTGATTCCTACTTTGAAGAGTGGCGTTGTATACTGGCCTATTTGTGATTTCATTACGTTCAAATTCGTTCCTGTTCGTCTTCAGGTAAAACAGGACCCTTTTTTTTTAATCACAACCCTTGTAATCGTCCTGTAAGTATCTTTGGTGACCTAAGCCTATTTATTCCTTTTCAGCCACCAGTGAGCAATTCATTCTCATTTCTCTGGTCCATCTATCTCACATACATGGCAAGCTTGCAGAAGGCAGATGTTGAAAAGATATCAACCGACTAAATCCTTTTTGTAGCTCGATGATTGAACAGTGTAGTTTAGCATCGATGCATTCTGAAAGAATGAGGGCAAGGCGTAGGACTGATGATGCAGAATCTTGGTTATCTTAGTTTCATTTGATCTCTTTCTTTGTCAATTCATGAAAAGAAGAGCAATTTTGTTAAAACGCTCTTTTCCAAGATGCTACTTCTTATTGTCATTCGACCCAAAAGGCTCTCACTCATTTGTTAGAAAACAAATCAAGAGCAGTTAAGAAAAGTACTTTCAAATCTAGAAGCTTTGTTGAAGGATGCTATCAACATTGAGATAAAATCTATAACAGGTTGTCATAAGCAACCTCCAGATTCACTAGATGATTGTcgaattaaaaaagaaaatgtaCAACAAAGTTTATTGTTCTAGGTCAACAAACGAAGGTTTGTATACTTGTATGCCATCGATTGAACTTAGATGATCTGTCCTATTATAGTCGTGTCGCAAAGAGATTATACTTACAACTTTTTAATGGAGTTTTCAATTTGTGACACTGATAATGATTCATTATACTAGCCAAGTATGGTATGACCAACTCTTAACATATAAATTAAGTCTATGCTTCCTCATGTTCATGTAGTGgaaataaaaatcataataatAAACACAAAATTGACGCTAGATCTTTTGTGTGGTTCGAACTCTTGATCCTATTTCATGGTCTAATGATCAGTTTAGTGAATCAAGCTAGCAAGCCCTTTATAAAAATTCCAAAGATTTCGATATAACTCAGCTTCGTGGGCACTGAGAATGCAGAATGCAAATACAGTCTAGAACTACGTACACAGCAAGGATCGGACCATCACAAATCAATCACAATCTGAAATAAACGATCATGTTCTGTTTGGAACACCGGAAGAGCCAACGACGTTGCTTGATCTTCTCCTTCTTCGTTTGTTCTTCTGCCAGAAAAGCTCGAGCCTGAATCATAAGCCAACTGAGTGCTGTTTTTCTTTGACGGAGCTCTGTCGTTTCCGGCGGCAAGCTTCAGCTCCAAATCACTCTCTTCCAGCCCCACGGTCAGCGTGTTGTTTTTCTTTGCTGGGCCTGGGAGTGCAAAGTAGTCGAGCAGCTCATGGTGCCTCGTCATCAACACTTTCTGGATTTTGTACAGACGGTGGAGTTCATGCACCTGGCTCAAGCATGGAAAATCAGGACTCACTCAATTACTCATTGAAGGTCAAAGAAGAGGCCAGGGGACGACTACCTGATACCTGAAGATCTCTTCCTGTTTTAACATGGCGATCTTCATGCACTCTCTATCGTACTGATTCATATCTCTAGCTCTGCCACTGTGTTAGTTAATATCAAAGTAATCTTGTTATCTACTGGCAAAACTTCACCTGAGTTCTTGTCTCAGCCACTGGCAACCTTCAGAAAGTGAATTCTCCTTGCAAGATCTTTGATGCCTAAATCTGCCAAGACAGAATCAGGATGCAAAGATCCTGCACATGGAGTTTCACCAGAATATGAAAGGCAATATATAATGGGCAAAAAACAAATAGGAGCCCCCAAATTATGCAAATGTCACAAGGGGCGtgcatttttaaaagaaaaatcaagacATTCTATTTTTCGAAGACATCCTTACATCCAGTGTTATTATAGCAACTACGACTAGATACTATAATgtgtaatatttattattataggATCGAAACGAACGAGAGATGAGAGGTTAatcttgttttttaaatttttattttaaacttttaaaatcttctcGGAAAATAAGTACCCACTGGAACAATAACAATTGAAAAGGCACAACATAAAGTAAGAATATGTTTACTTTTACTTAGTTCGTAGCCATGCGACTATTACTTCAAGACTCACGATCCCTTGAACCGTTTTAATTGAGCAATCCACTAACTTCTCTCCAAAAGAACCTTCAGGCAGAAAAGTTGAATATAAAAATGAGGAAAGTGTAACATCCTACATTTTCCTATACAAAAATAACAACAATTAAAAGAAAACACTATTTTTAACGACAAGAATTGTAGTTGAAAATCGAAGTTCAATGTCGGTGTCAATAGTTGGACGTAGTAGAATTACAGCACAGCAGTAGCAGAGAGAGGACACAACAAAATTAATTTGGAAGCTTGTAAAGAATTGATGTGGAAAGTTGTGGCTGAACCACTCTTTTATACTATTTTTGGGGAGCCTCCAATGACACAGGGCGCCCCCATTTAAGCTGATCTGATtcgaaaatttcaaattttatccTTTTGGGGGTGTCTCCAATCGTctaagggcatctccaatgccttaacttgaggcgcctccagcgttgAAGTTTTATCCTCGACTCTTATCTGCTTGGAGCACCTCCAGTCATCCGAGATGCCTATAACCCTTCACTCAAGACGCCCTCCAtcactcaaggcgcctccaaaggtgAAACTTCATCTTCAAAGTTTATCTACTCCGAGGTGCCTTTAAGGCACCTCCAACTTGACTCGGGGTGCCCTCCACTTAACTAAGACACCttgagcactgttcatccgaagttgATTTTTTACTTTAGCTCTTACAAAACACATTAGTCCACATAACCAAACAATATGCAAAACAAAGTTGACACATATAGTAAAATTATTAATAAGATCTTATGGATTTAAGTTAGATTAATGCCTATAGTCCCattgggactcatcctcactggatctctcccttctagttgcttacctctatTTATCATTTACAGAACTTACTTGACGTTTGATCTCTTAACCCGCTAGGTCTCATGTCAAATGCCCTATCCGGACTTTAGCCAATTGTATAGTCTTGCTGACACAGCTagacttcttgctagatatctAGTTCTTTCTGACCTATATAAGCTTTTCGCAAGTTATCTGGTCCTGATGACCTAGATGGACTTTAGCTTGATGTCTAGTCCTCTAGATCATCAAGTCCTTCAGTCTACGCACTTGGTAAACACATTagattataataaaatttaactttgaaacttTGACGACAACAAAATCTAGGTTCGATTATGgtactccctgcaccaacaattataATGCTATTATAGTGTTGTAGTAACTACTTAATAATTTCTACAACTGTATAACAACTAGTTACTAATTGTTATAactattttaaagtaatttttgatgaagtttaaataattttgattaagttggtAAAGAGTATTTCGATATAATATTAaagattttgaatttaagtttaaaattttagaagTTTAAATTTCGATTTATGTTAACCTctatttagtaatttttacaactattttaaagtaattttaatcaaaaattttaaattgatttggatgaagtttaattttttttatcaaattagtaaataatattttgatataattttaTTGAAGTTTAAGCAATATTGCACGTTAGtaagtattttgatataataatattttatatatagaaattctgattaaaataaaataatcaaaatttCACATTGTACAACTATTCGGTAATTGTTAGACGTCGTAATAGTtaattataattactataatagaGCCGAAAGTAAGGATATTCTAGAAAAGTACAATGttcttttgattttcttttaaagaaatctTTTTTTAACAATTTAATAATGCGTTCGCGCTTTCAGATTTCTTTAGTAGATCAGTCGGATCCAAGTCTAAATAGCtggattaaaaataataataaataaataaatcatggaGCACTGTGTTCTTCCCAAAGAACCAAATAGACAGCTAAAGCTGCCATGAGAGGCCACATGTTTTCTAAACTTTTATCACCATCATTCTCTAATCCACTTAATTATATTGTTAAATACGCGAGAGCAGATGGATAAGTCTGGGAACATTGTTTTGTTCGTTTGTGGATCCAGATTTGTTGTCTTAATTTGGATGCACTATAATGAATCCAAAATTTCTCACACCTCGTGGTGCCTTGCCTTCAGATTTGAAGTAGAATTAATCACATGTTTGGCCAATTCTCCATTTCTGCAAAACGCTGAAAAACAAGAATCGTACTGTTTCTTTCTTTCTGTGTCTGATCATCTCATCTCATGCAAGCAGGCCAAGGGCGCCGACTGATAGCGGCGCACGCGCTGCCGGCGAGGGGATGCGCAGCCGCATGCGCTGCATGCTGTGCCCCACCTTGTCCTCTCACTGAAAAGGCAACGTAACGGTTATGACTGACCTCTCTGTAGTTCGAGGATTTGGACATACGCAGATTTTGTGAAGGTCAATTAATTCAGTATAGATATTTGGATTTAATAGTCGTCGTTTGTTCAACCATGTCCATCTAATCTCTATCCTCTACCCACTGTTTGTCTGAAATGATCTTATAAAGGACTAATTCTTTACTCCTTGAGCAGGATGATTAGATGGTTTGGTGATAGATAGCCACTTTTAAAAATGCAGAGATTCTTTAATGAGTCGATGTCGAACTTGAAATATTTAAGGAATTTGTGAATGTAGGATTATGTTAAACATGCATGAACTATATTCTCATATCTTTATCTTCTAGATTTTTGGAACACGAGGTCCATTCGTTACTTCAGATTAATCTGCGTGGACTTGAAAGATATGCGTCTGGGATCGGTACGGTTGTCTTCGAGTGTTATTTTGATCGAGTTAGTTGTCTTGGAGTTGGAACTGATCTTTCAGGTACCTAGTGAAGTTTTTAACTAACTCTTGGAGTTGGAACTGATCTTTCAGGTACCTAGTGAAGTTAAAAATAGATAGATAGATATATAGATAGATAAAGTTTACTCATGGTACAAGGATAGACTAGAATATGAAGAAAGAGTTCCTTGTTTCTTGGAACTGTGTGAGTGATCAATTTGTTGGATAAACAATTTGTTATGGgagatttttgaaaatttagttgaatttaaaattacataatttaaatCCAACTTACAATAAAGATGACCTGAGCGAATAATCTCATGCTCTCAACAGGGATTGTTTTTGCTATGTGCAAAAGAGCGGCAGATCTGTGTTGTCGAACGGGCAGATCGACCGAGCAGTAGAGCAGCACTAGCGGGCGCAGCAGATCAGAAAGGCCGACCGGGCGGACAGAGAGAGACCGTCCGTACAAAGTAGTCGTCTGATCAGACAGTCGGTCGTGCGAATAGATAGGTCGGTCGGACGGACAGAGAGGCAAGTCAGCCGAAGCAAAACAGGTCGGGTGGGTAGACAGGTCTGGCGAGAGGCAAATCGGGCGAGGAGACAAGCCGACCGAGGCCTGAGGCCTGCGattgacgcagtttccttgatCGAGTAGTGAAACGtccaccgtttcactcattatcgcTGACTTTAATGCATCAGTTACACAGCAACAAAagattggttgttccacttgggtaaattttgccCTGACTAGTCCGACATTCGGCGCACACAAGTcgtgcccgcacacgagtcaacatggttcagtgcaatccgatgCCTGAATTTGCCCCCCCCCCCTCCTAACACACCACGCATAaaagagagcctctccccatgcatttgttcacatcttcaatgcatgtgaatcaatataaactaactaacatgccttgaaacttccaatatggaactaaagtctcattcacaatggagtctcttttctcttccacctcttctccattcacattacTTATATCCAAAGGTATAAGAGTCTAGGCCCAAAAtgaataatatcatattattataaagatatataaattttttgccccctcggatgggtctagtggctagcgcatgaggtgttgctacaatgaggtctggggttcgaatctcggtaaagccgaggtaaatgtctcccttatgtgttagtcattattctaaaggctagtagtcgcccgtgatttacctcatccatgttgaccttgggacggattggcgggagcgctgggggcgagcatattcgtcttttgccataaCATTACTTATGTCCAACACAATTTTATTAGAGCAAAGTAATTGATGGAGGTTGATTGAACCCTAATTAAGATCCAAGGATTCAATTTGTTGTCACCCCTCGGCCATGGTGCAACAGCAAGGCGCTTAAGTAGTTTCCCAAGCACCCACAATTTAAATCCTAGTAATGGCACACTGCAAGCATTTTCCTTCAGTGGGGCTGTTGGGCGAGGATCCACTAACACTTTCGGATTTGCCTGGTAGCCAGTCTGTGGGGCCGAACTGTCTACCTCCATGAACTATCCAAAGTATAAAACCAAAAGGAAATCAGCTTGGCACATCAAACTCACAACTCGTCAAGCTTGGCTAATGGAGAAAATAGCCTCAACAGATTGGCAGCCACTACCAAACATGTATATCTTTGGTTTTTGGAGGTCGACTTTTGAGATTTATTTGATAGACAAAACTAGGAGATAAGATCATTTATCTTCAAAATTTATTAGGTGAAAGCTCAAGGACCTACCAGCATCCTCAATATCTGTACACCACTACAGGAGAAATGTCAGCAACAGAATTGGTCGAATTGGTAGATTATAGTTTGGTACAATGATAGTTTGGTACGATGATACTTCTAAGTGGTCGAGTTCGACTAAATGGCTTTGCTGTGTTTGATAAAGGGTATAAGTTAGGTTTCACATGTATTTCTAATGAGTGTGTCAAGTGGGTAGAGACTTAGTAATGTGCATGTAGAGGTCGAAGAGATTGATGATTTGGCACACAGTTAAGTTGGTTTTGTtggttgtgttagagtgtatactaaaagcctagcttttggtataaacatttatctagaaataagaatcacattggtcaaatgtctacatttatgataaatgtagttgttcaattaatttatattgtagataacatggtgtgtggtgtcacacacagaggatcatgttatcagtaccttataaattataaacagtaactcacgaccataatggaaaggaacaaaccattggaaggtcgtagtgtaattaggtattagtttatcttaactatataattacactagtacacttagagtgtattgagtaggaccattagaggtcgtttcttttatactgacattataaagaaacaaagacctcagttattatggaagtgtgtgctcttaatcctaatataataacaagcacatatatttgatatttatttctttaatttatcaatgggtgagatttagttcgatgaatcaataagcccgataagttgggaaatgatatcacttatagtgtgtattgttgattatagaaggaaactgtgtcctagtgatctaggttgagaatgtcctcaagaggagctcataaggattgtcatgttaaaccctgcaggtggacttagtccggcatgacgataaggttgagtggtactactcttggactaagatattaattaaatgagttgtcagtaactcacttaattagtggacatttgacatcttaaacacagggagactaacacactcataataagaaggagcccaaaatgtaatttgggattggtgcggtagttcaataatagttctttagtagaatgaattattattgatggaattaagttgtgtgttcggggcgaacacgggaagcttaatttcatcgggagaccaaaaccaattcctcctctcggtccctatcgtagcctcttgtatatagagatttatacccaccacatacccaccttcttacccaaccaataggggccggccaagctaagcttgaagctcaagcttagggccggtcAAGCctaaaggtggccgaccaatagcttggagcccaagtttaggtggccggccacatcatattaaaaaggattttttattaaaattatttcttatgtggatatcatagttttaaaagagagtttaaaaattaaatctttcctttaaaagctttctacaaaagattaagaaaagatttgaaatctttccttatttgtagattgaaaggagattttatttttaagaaaaactttcctttttgaccatgataataatttaaaagagaagtttaaaaattaaatattctcttttattagtttctacaaaagattaagaaaagatttgatatctttccttatttgtagattgaaaagagattttaatttttagagataactttccttttggaaattatccacatgtttagaagaagaattttaatttataaaatttcctttttattaaccaatcatgaagggataaaaattattggagaaatttttataaatttctagaaacaaattaggaagttttaattcttgtgtgaattaaattttccttgttttggggaattagaagtggccgaccattattattaaaagaagaaatttttttttaattaaaataatttttcttttttatgacaaaagaattaaggaatttttattaaaatttccttatttgtcaagaccaaggattataaaagaggggtagaggtgccttcagggtgatcaactctattattcttcctctcttttcctccttggtggccctagcttcttcctcttctcttcttcttatggccggcggcaacctctcttggagctcttgatggtggc from Zingiber officinale cultivar Zhangliang chromosome 4B, Zo_v1.1, whole genome shotgun sequence includes:
- the LOC121976818 gene encoding protein SYM1-like, giving the protein MNGLLRSSGREAHALLLRHGSLSNPSSTAARPYVRSRLLSSKFKEPSSASVYSPSLSSSAAAASSSYARTGFVSWYLGMIEARPVLTKSLTAGSIFTAADLTSQMITLSHSDSFDFMRTLRMAGYGTFLSGPSLHLWFNFVSRVLPKRDVVTTVKKMALGQLVYGPIMTGVFFSVNAALQGETPSEIFTRLRRDLIPTLKSGVVYWPICDFITFKFVPVRLQPPVSNSFSFLWSIYLTYMASLQKADVEKISTD
- the LOC121977986 gene encoding uncharacterized protein LOC121977986; its protein translation is MNQYDRECMKIAMLKQEEIFRYQVHELHRLYKIQKVLMTRHHELLDYFALPGPAKKNNTLTVGLEESDLELKLAAGNDRAPSKKNSTQLAYDSGSSFSGRRTNEEGEDQATSLALPVFQTEHDRLFQIVIDL